The Chelonoidis abingdonii isolate Lonesome George chromosome 9, CheloAbing_2.0, whole genome shotgun sequence genome has a segment encoding these proteins:
- the C9H15orf39 gene encoding uncharacterized protein C15orf39 homolog isoform X2 — MAGKRHLEDLDSVAYNKLPRLETEPNCVLPTGLCKSSPLPSHGSENHFSYKGTYFAYPLQSPDGIESLTHWSPAASYMQYPGNAASQHMRTDGVLMNCLLYGREAESLAVRLQSSGADKGKDSMVRDHLVVQEKWANHMQQAQGHAFPVQKPGLLNKTVAQAPTGYATLAVPKPVYRSPVCYVDPRASMSLQTQMESMQKRPSEVEWTVPTPVPSGYYVHAKDQSCGTALPKRAHHPDPSFLQLHQGTGIPTKEMVAASVGFPPYHAAFENYRVHQSTSFLEANYPAMYNNQKRVKDVHGSSLSRHTWSKLQPAAASPLARSQTAAYRDSSPACYSVSHYPLTSHKQTFLYQEAPHAEEQNGTLSTLPTAGGYKGTNFPGSGEPRPFSSTYLRHHSPRSYYASPLESYVYSPAGLIPVASPALKPGVSSSEPELQQNSSCKVDYLQQNPSFVFAPSDMALYNASLANTDAGHDGHVDSRVATSHGTQSMRENPRSKEVANQHGAFQLIGALDRLPNSSKRLTEALPKGEPGYGSGLCQTEQPSLHGKEQSHSERRSSLSMKEPMHRNTGIHEAQLGAPIVITDSPVPYHHHHHKKGEAPKVKGRLVSSPQIISSEEGPKSLRDAGSPPSSPPMPVINNVFSLAPYRNYIEGSKGSAEIPFSKDHQEEESPFRNSLASGDCKAVSEPPSAKDSLEKPLGKEATQALKAEMGMGENLSAIQQDGSCNSSTCEIYKPKILPRSLPARSEPQSSSSAPAATGNRELAQDDVVLDLSLKKELVKANDPLSPAGQTEVTPKGECGEEEAKEGPLKKQRVFESSKTQALPLSVENSSGDKSNFQSSTAFMFKKYKISKSIPMRAVPPIQAKSPPAATQANSPPAPAQGPPAAAQANCPLAPAQGPPAAAQANCPLAPAQGPPAAAQTNIPPAVTQGPLETSQANSPLTVTQGPLAATQANSFPALVQASSPLAVTQGRPPAPVQANSPPAAMQGPPAAPQANIQPLHMTCLYLKLPDISKSLSPSAPEASPALGEANVSLPSNCEPPAQQTSSSQYFTALHVSLCNRISYFVSGTSPELLKQWLRRVELDGEQKESSKSPLKPKNGSRILEAQKASKGKEIWLGFQDISMLLSKLLSQLETFMFTRKCPFPHVVRAGAIFIPIHVVKEKLFPKLSGASVDHVLQEHKVELRPTTLSEEKLLRDLELKCCTSRMLKLLALKQLPDIYPDLLNLHWHDCVKHYLGPSSQAGQHASK, encoded by the coding sequence ATGGCTGGGAAACGACACTTAGAGGACTTGGACTCTGTGGCCTACAACAAGTTACCTCGGCTGGAGACAGAACCAAATTGTGTCCTCCCCACGGGCTTGTGTAAATCAAGCCCCTTGCCTAGTCATGGCTCTGAAAACCATTTCAGCTACAAGGGAACCTACTTTGCTTATCCGCTGCAAAGCCCCGATGGGATCGAGTCTCTGACCCACTGGAGTCCAGCCGCATCTTACATGCAGTATCCAGGTAATGCTGCCAGCCAGCACATGAGGACAGATGGTGTGCTGATGAACTGCCTGCTGTATGGACGAGAAGCTGAGAGCCTGGCAGTAAGACTCCAGAGCTCTGGTGCTGACAAAGGGAAGGACAGCATGGTCCGAGACCACTTGGTTGTTCAGGAGAAGTGGGCAAATCATATGCAGCAGGCACAGGGCCATGCTTTCCCAGTGCAAAAACCTGGGCTTCTAAACAAAACAGTTGCTCAAGCACCTACAGGGTATGCCACCTTGGCAGTGCCCAAGCCAGTTTATAGAAGCCCTGTTTGCTATGTGGACCCCAGGGCTTCTATGTCCTTACAAACTCAGATGGAGAGTATGCAGAAGAGGCCGTCGGAAGTGGAATGGACTGTaccaaccccagtaccctcaggGTACTATGTCCATGCAAAAGACCAGTCTTGTGGGACTGCTTTACCCAAGAGAGCCCATCATCCTGATCCCAGCTTCCTGCAGTTACACCAAGGCACGGGGATTCCCACTAAAGAGATGGTAGCAGCCTCTGTAGGCTTTCCACCTTACCATGCAGCGTTTGAGAACTACAGAGTACATCAAAGCACCTCCTTTCTTGAAGCAAACTACCCAGCCATGTACAACAACCAGAAAAGGGTCAAAGATGTACATGGCAGCAGCTTATCCCGGCATACATGGTCCAAGCTACAGCCTGCCGCTGCCAGCCCACTGGCCCGTTCCCAAACAGCAGCCTATCGGGATAGCTCTCCAGCTTGCTACTCAGTGTCTCACTACCCACTGACCTCACACAAGCAAACGTTTCTTTATCAGGAGGCACCTCATGCTGAGGAACAGAATGGCACTCTGTCGACCTTGCCAACTGCAGGTGGCTACAAAGGAACTAACTTTCCAGGAAGTGGGGAACCTCGGCCCTTTTCTAGCACTTACCTGAGGCATCATTCCCCGAGAAGCTATTATGCTAGCCCTCTGGAGAGCTATGTGTATAGCCCAGCTGGTCTAATTCCAGTGGCCTCTCCAGCTTTGAAGCCTGGAGTTTCTTCTAGTGAACCAGAGCTGCAGCAGAATTCCAGCTGCAAAGTGGACTATCTGCAGCAGAACCCCAGTTTTGTTTTTGCACCTTCTGACATGGCTTTGTACAATGCCTCCTTAGCCAATACGGATGCGGGTCATGATGGGCATGTTGATAGCAGAGTAGCTACTTCTCATGGGACTCAGTCGATGAGGGAGAATCCCAGAAGCAAAGAGGTTGCTAACCAGCACGGTGCTTTCCAACTGATTGGTGCTCTAGATAGGCTACCCAACAGCTCCAAAAGGCTCACTGAAGCACTACCTAAAGGAGAGCCAGGCTATGGGTCAGGCCTGTGTCAGACAGAACAACCCAGCCTGCATGGAAAGGAACAATCCCACTCGGAGAGAAGGTCCAGCTTATCCATGAAAGAGCCTATGCACAGAAACACAGGGATTCATGAAGCTCAATTAGGAGCTCCCATTGTCATTACTGATAGTCCAGTtccataccaccaccaccaccacaaaaaaggAGAAGCCCCCAAGGTCAAAGGCAGGCTTGTTTCCTCACCCCAGATAATTTCTTCTGAGGAGGGACCGAAAAGTCTGAGAGATGCAggttctcctccctcctccccacctatGCCAGTTATCAACAATGTCTTTAGCCTGGCACCTTACCGGAACTACATAGAAGGGTCCAAAGGATCGGCAGAGATTCCCTTCTCAAAAGATCACCAAGAGGAAGAATCCCCCTTCCGAAACAGCCTGGCAAGTGGAGACTGTAAGGCTGTCTCAGAGCCACCTTCTGCCAAGGATTCATTAGAAAAGCCTCTTGGGAAAGAAGCAACCCAGGCCCTAAAAGCAGAGATGGGGATGGGTGAAAACCTCAGTGCGATACAGCAGGATGGAAGCTGTAACAGCAGTACTTGTGAGATCTATAAGCCAAAGATTCTGCCACGCAGCCTGCCAGCAAGAAGTgagccacagagcagcagcagcgctcCAGCTGCCACTGGGAACAGGGAACTTGCGCAAGATGATGTAGTGCTAGACCTCAGCTTGAAAAAAGAGCTAGTGAAGGCCAATGATCCTCTGAGCCCAGCTGGACAGACCGAGGTGACTCCTAAAGGAGAATGTGGTGAGGAGGAGGCGAAAGAGGGACCACTCAAAAAGCAGAGGGTGTTCGAGAGTTCCAAGACCCAGGCCTTGCCTTTGTCAGTGGAAAATAGCTCCGGGGACAAGAGCAACTTCCAGAGCTCGACAGCCTTCATGTTCAAAAAATACAAAATCTCTAAATCTATCCCAATGCGAGCAGTGCCCCCAATACAGGCCAAAAGCCCCCCGGCAGCCACCCAGGCCAACAGCCCCCCGGCACCCGCGCAGGGTCCTCCGGCAGCCGCCCAGGCCAATTGTCCCCTGGCACCCGCGCAGGGTCCTCCGGCAGCCGCCCAGGCCAATTGTCCCCTGGCACCTGCACAGGGTCCTCCGGCAGCCGCCCAGACCAACATCCCCCCAGCAGTGACGCAGGGCCCCCTGGAGACCTCCCAGGCTAACAGCCCCCTGACAGTTACGCAGGGTCCCCTTGCAGCCACCCAGGCCAACAGTTTCCCAGCACTCgtccaggccagcagccccctggCAGTGACACAGGGCCGCCCTCCAGCACCCGTCCAGGCCAACAGCCCCCCAGCAGCGATGCAgggccccccagcagccccccaggCCAACATCCAACCCTTGCACATGACGTGCCTTTATCTGAAACTTCCCGACATTTCAAAGTCTCTGTCCCCCAGTGCCCCAGAGGCCTCCCCGGCATTGGGTGAGGCCAACGTCTCGCTGCCCAGCAACTGTGAACCCCCTGCCCAGCAGACTTCATCCAGCCAATATTTCACTGCATTACACGTATCTCTCTGCAACAGGATTTCATATTTTGTGTCAGGAACATCTCCGGAGCTCCTCAAGCAGTGGCTGaggagggtggagctggatggaGAGCAGAAAGAGAGCTCAAAATCTCCCCTTAAACCCAAGAATGGTTCCCGGATCCTGGAAGCTCAGAAAGCCTCCAAAGGCAAGGAGATATGGCTGGGTTTCCAGGATATCAGCATGCTCCTCAGCAAGCTGCTGTCTCAGTTGGAGACCTTCATGTTCACTCGCAAGTGTCCCTTCCCACATGTGGTTCGAGCGGGTGCCATCTTCATTCCCATTCATGTGGTGAAGGAGAAACTGTTCCCCAAGCTTTCTGGAGCATCTGTGGACCACGTGCTGCAGGAGCACAAGGTGGAGCTGCGCCCCACCACCCTGTCTGAGGAGAAGCTTTTGAGGGACTTAGAGCTTAAGTGCTGTACTTCCAGGATGCTGAAGCTGCTCGCCCTGAAACAGCTGCCTGACATCTACCCAGACCTTCTGAATCTCCACTGGCATGACTGTGTCAAGCACTATCTTG